Genomic segment of Pararhodobacter zhoushanensis:
AACGGCGGGGCCGCATGGGTAAAGCCGGTTGCATGCGCGATGCCGCTGAACAGCAGCGGGCCGGACAGAACGGCAGCGGGCAGGCGCATCAGCGTGGCCGTGAAATATCCCGCTGCGCCAAGGCCGGTCAGCACCAGCACATCCCAGACCGTTAACGGGTCGTGCGACGTGGTCAGTGCCACGCCGGCGGCGCTGCCGACGGCATGCCCTTCGATCAGCGAAAATACGATGGGAATCAGGACAATGCACAGGATCAGCCGCAGGAATTGCAGCATGATCAGCATGGGCATATCCGCGCCGTCGCGCTCGCCCATGTCCAGCGCCTCGATAAAGCCGCCGGGCATGGCAGCGTAATAGGCGGTGGAGGGCGTCAGCTGGCCGACACGGCGATAGAACTGATAGCCCAGAAACTGCGCCAGCGGGATAAAGGCGACCAGCGCGGCCATGGTCATCCACCAGCGCTGGGCCTGCGTGACGAAATCCGCCGGAAAACTGGCCCCGATCGCCACGCCGACGATCGGGATGAACACCGAGCGCCACTTTTGCGGCACGGCGAGCGGCTGGCTTTTGACCCGCAGCCCAAGACGCGCGGCCAGCGTGATGCCGATCATCGGCCCCAGCAGCATGCCCAGCGGCAGGCCGAGCCACGTCGCCACCAGACCGCAGATCCCCCCCAATCCAAACGTGACCAGAACCACGGAGAGAGAGAGATTGTCGGTCAGACGGGCGAGGCGGCTCATACCGGGTTACATCTGCCCGCCGGCGATTTCGATGGTCTGGCCGTTGACGCTGCTCGACCCCGGGCCGCAGAGCCATTGCGCGGCGGCGGCAACTTCATCGGCCGTGACCAGACGTTTGTGGCGGTTGGTCTTGACCATCATCTGACGCGCCTGATCGGCGTCGATCCCGGCGCGGGCCGAGATGGATTCGGTGTTGCGGGTGACGATATCGGTGTCGGTATAGCCCGGGCAAATCGCGTTGAAGGTCAGGTCCATGCCCAGATATTCCTCGCTCAGACCGCGCATCAGGCCGATCATCCCGTGCTTGG
This window contains:
- a CDS encoding AbrB family transcriptional regulator produces the protein MSRLARLTDNLSLSVVLVTFGLGGICGLVATWLGLPLGMLLGPMIGITLAARLGLRVKSQPLAVPQKWRSVFIPIVGVAIGASFPADFVTQAQRWWMTMAALVAFIPLAQFLGYQFYRRVGQLTPSTAYYAAMPGGFIEALDMGERDGADMPMLIMLQFLRLILCIVLIPIVFSLIEGHAVGSAAGVALTTSHDPLTVWDVLVLTGLGAAGYFTATLMRLPAAVLSGPLLFSGIAHATGFTHAAPPFWAVLVTQWVMGTSLGVRLSGFTRGEAGKAVLLSSVNVALMLVVAAVFGWLLADRVGQPISAVILAFAPGGVSEMALVALSLHLSAVFVTMHHLARILLAVTTARLGTKLMRG